One segment of Plasmodium vinckei vinckei genome assembly, chromosome: PVVCY_04 DNA contains the following:
- a CDS encoding exoribonuclease II, putative yields the protein MFYFKNIRRHCFYTKIYENIKIVRDLKVRSKRDGLIENANKNQHNNIRDKKIIDNAISREDIEFYKNVYSKLKGKKGEHVQEKTDRQEPVTNNDKENAVNRFKEVEKNDRTSSKNKYLISKRDTINSQDIPSNGKYLKRKEIYLKSKDGSSCQKKLNKEVTNLKNGHEHSCKKRVETLENRNELMNSNSNSNSNDMQICSEGQDEKKVIQENCKSNECNFEGSSLNKEKNKNSYVFVKYEKYWDMDKINKVIELENDSNDKNKVFKGVLFVSPFDTSKSFVVEEKVGLENLKKKYYNVYGYISRNRALNNDIVYAYTGRRKIIKNSKTEKNENENVPDKMKEEENSCRVVNVLERKNYEIVCNLNYLNVKEYINNFFEGEKGLNMLNNQEKGEKNGKVFAKFQPIDARLPCFIYDSSDEITNRILNYIKKKKKNLYVLINYRKWEENEINPTGDIISILGNEQNFFSIIYFFLHFYKVNFHIYKEDDMNYLKSEIVVGNKLINSFIERKNKCVGGGTKYDWLFKTKEKDYLSIEFEKKINYLKEIQEKNRKIEKYMIKSLLTNREILTHLDVFTIDPPTAKDLDDALSIQFIRPDKFSNIKYKYKIGVHISDVSFFIPPNSYYDRVASTQCNTLYMDLMVLHMLPSVISENICSLNTSGNKLSFSVFFNIDDVSNPYELIKEKNSENVKMKKCIIRSRYKLCYDIVEDFIDEVYTCIDKLEKDYMNKWEENILINGDKNLDCLFPEFEEICSKYNLSVKIASDIFRLHLLSKHIKNKMGRKTISHDESLMFFLNNKKKMNKMVPISIDYVKNCLKNEIVSDKKNKDEDKLESMFENIMQKMDSENIEVKIIKNRIKSHMLIEEMMILTNFLVGNKICECNNLGILRTHEDSSDEIKNNLLQFIDYHTYNKINKIINIKENNLNNILLVCEKVLDKNSFLCLQYNVLKFYKQAIYIPNIEKNENAHHFGLSLNNYIHFTSPIRRYIDIITHRILNTILEKKQPLYNYEQIKKICELCNSHKKKADDIQIHMKNFFLNKYLVCLNEEYKSKMVKGSSFKMGEKKSEKIKNDDTTLSNSIDNDQIVNEAKNVDLKRDRTMKEHKIELYKNNFYIYKNVISFMTHSYIHDIIIKKSIKRNICMNILNCNYINVNEDGIINEMNCSDTPYTCLVPILLSSDKRMEEEHDDVTKIEYTNSICDEKKMKNAISFYVPLLETEKSVSENLLDLKFELISISYKEGTFVYNTLLDVLYKIYLKKNNENVSKSSLEKEEHEEDRLKNESLNHIYKNILNTKIKVQYKILKLEKNEIKKSFQNVYDNLYVHGIYAKQVDNTNKLKKNESLTCEKIFNEIDDHKEVSNNFNDEQSISTKEDNYLSNKEKENFLDQYKEINRFQKNEIFLIPGAKMWNLRFP from the exons atgttttattttaaaaatataagaaggcattgtttttatacaaaaatatacgagaatataaaaatagtaagaGATTTAAAAGTTAGAAGTAAAAGAGATGGACTTATAGaaaatgcaaataaaaatcagCATAACAATATTcgagataaaaaaataattgataATGCAATTTCACGTGAAGATAtcgaattttataaaaatgtttatagcaagttaaaaggaaaaaaaggGGAACATGTTCAGGAAAAAACAGATAGACAAGAACCAGTTactaataatgataaagaaaatgcaGTAAACCGTTTTAAGGAGGTTGAAAAGAATGACCGAACTagtagtaaaaataaatatctgATTAGTAAGCGGGATACTATAAATAGTCAGGATATTCCAtcaaatggaaaatatttaaaaagaaaggaaatatatttaaaatctAAGGATGGCAGTTCATGCCAAAAGAAACTTAACAAGGAGgtaacaaatttaaaaaatggacaTGAACATAGTTGCAAAAAAAGAGTAGAGACATTAGAAAATAGAAACGAGCTCATGAATAGTAACAGTAATAGTAACAGTAATGATATGCAAATATGTAGTGAAGGAcaagatgaaaaaaaagtgattCAAGAAAATTGTAAAAGTAATGAATGTAATTTTGAAGGGTCTagtttaaataaagaaaaaaataaaaatagttatgtatttgttaaatatgaaaaatattggGATATGGATAAGATAAATAAAGTTATTGAATTAGAAAATGATagtaatgataaaaataaagttttCAAAGGAGTGCTATTTGTGTCTCCATTTGATACAAGCAAATCATTTGTTGTTGAAGAAAAAGTAGGATTagaaaatttgaaaaaaaaatattataatgttTATGGATATATTAGTAGAAATCGGGCCCTAAATAATGACAtagtatatgcatatactggtcgaagaaaaataataaaaaactcAAAAAcggaaaaaaatgaaaatgaaaatgtacCGGACAAAATGAAAGAGGAGGAAAATTCTTGTCGAGTTGTCAACGTTTTAGAGCGAAAGAATTATGAAATTGTTTGcaatttgaattatttaaatgttaaggaatatataaataatttttttgaaggAGAAAAGGGATTAAATATGTTGAATAACCAAGAAAAAGGTGAAAAGAATGGGAAAGTATTTGCAAAATTTCAACCCATAGATGCAAGACTTccatgttttatatatgactCATCAGATGAAATAACAAATagaattttaaattatataaaaaaaaaaaaaaaaaatttatatgttttaataaattatcgAAAATgggaagaaaatgaaataaaccCAACAGGAGATATAATTTCAATTTTAGGGAATGAGCAaaactttttttcaattatatatttttttttacatttttataaagtaaattttcatatatataaagaagatgatatgaattatttaaaatctGAAATAGTAGTCGGAAATAAACTTATCAATAGTTTTatagaaagaaaaaataaatgtgtcGGTGGAGGGACAAAATATGATTGGCTTTTCAAAACAAAGGAAAAAGATTATTTATCTATTgagtttgaaaaaaaaataaattatttgaaggaaatacaagaaaaaaatagaaaaatagaaaaatatatgattaaaAGTCTTTTAACAAATAGAGAAATATTAACACATTTAGATGTTTTTACTATTGATCCTCCAACTGCAAAAGATTTAGATGATGCTTTATCTATTCAGTTTATTCGTCCtgataaattttcaaatataaaatataaatacaaaataggTGTTCATATTTCAGAcgtttccttttttattcctCCTAATTCTTACTACGACAGAGTGGCCTCGACCCAGTGCAACACACTCTACATGGATTTGAT GGTGCTCCACATGCTGCCGTCCGTGATCAGCGAAAATATTTGCTCTCTAAACACGTCGGGAAATAAATTGAGTTTTtcagttttttttaatatcgaTGATGTGTCAAATCCGTATGAacttataaaagaaaaaaatagtgaaaatgtaaaaatgaaaaaatgtataataagGAGtagatataaattatgttatGACATTGTTGAGGATTTCATAGATGAAGTTTATACATGCATAGACAAGTTAGAAAAAGATTACATGAACAAATGGGAAgaaaacatattaataaatggaGACAAAAATTTGGATTGTTTATTTCCAGAGTTTGAAGAAATATGTAGTAAATACAATTTGTCAGTAAAAATTGCTAGTGATATATTTCGTTTACATTTACTATcaaaacatattaaaaataagatGGGAAGAAAAACAATAAGTCATGATGAGTcattaatgttttttttaaataataagaaaaagATGAATAAAATGGTTCCAATTTCGATAGactatgtaaaaaattgtttgaaaaatgaaatagtGTCTGACAAAAAGAATAAAGATGAGGATAAGTTAGAAAGTatgtttgaaaatataatgcaaAAGATGGATAGTGAAAATATtgaagtaaaaataataaaaaatagaataaaAAGTCATATGCTAATAGAAGAAATGATGATATTGACTAACTTTTTAGTtggtaataaaatatgtgaaTGTAATAATTTGGGTATTTTACGAACCCATGAAGATTCATcagatgaaataaaaaacaatttattacaatttATAGATTatcatacatataataagataaataaaataataaatataaaagaaaataatttaaataatatattattagttTGTGAAAAAGttttagataaaaatagttttttatgtttacaatataatgttttaaaattttataagcAAGCTATTTATATTCCAAATATcgagaaaaatgaaaatgcaCATCATTTTGGTTTgagtttaaataattatattcattttacaTCTCCTATTCGAagatatatagatataattACTCATAGGAttttaaatacaattttagaaaaaaagcAACCATTATATAACTATGagcaaattaaaaaaatatgtgaaCTTTGTAATagtcataaaaaaaaagcagatgatatacaaattcatatgaaaaatttcTTCCTTAACAAATATCTTGTCTGTTTAAATGAGGAATATAAATCTAAGATGGTAAAGGGGTCTAGCTTTAAAATGGGAGAGAAAAAatctgaaaaaataaaaaatgatgatacaACTTTATCTAATTCGATAGATAATGATCAGATTGTGAATGAAGCTAAGAATGTTGATTTAAAAAGGGATAGAACTATGAAGGAACATAAGattgaattatataaaaacaatttttatatttataaaaatgttataagTTTTATGACACATAGTTATATACatgatattattataaaaaaaagcataaaaagaaatatatgtatgaatatattaaattgtaATTACATAAATGTTAATGAAGATGGAATTATTAATGAGATGAATTGTTCTGACACTCCTTACACATGCTTAGTTCCGATTTTATTATCGTCTGATAAAAGAATGGAAGAAGAACATGATGATGTTACAAAAATAGAATATACAAATTCAATCtgtgatgaaaaaaaaatgaaaaatgcaatttctttttatgtGCCATTATTAGAGACTGAAAAATCAGTAAGTGAAAATTTGTTAgatttaaaatttgaacTTATTTCGATTTCATATAAAGAAGGGacatttgtttataatacTTTATTAgatgttttatataaaatatatttgaaaaaaaataatgaaaatgtttCAAAAAGTTCTTTGGAAAAAGAAGAACATGAAGAAGACcgattaaaaaatgagtctctaaatcatatttataaaaacattttaaatacaaaaataaaagtacaatataaaatattaaaattagaaaaaaatgaaataaaaaaaagttttcaaaatgtttatgataatttatatgttcATGGTATTTATGCTAAACAAGTAGATAacacaaataaattaaaaaaaaatgaatctCTTACTTGTGAAAAGATTTTCAATGAAATAGATGACCATAAAGAAGTAtctaacaattttaatgatGAACAATCTATATCTACAAAAGAAGATAATTACTTATCAAATAAGGAAAAGGAAAATTTCTTAGAtcaatataaagaaataaaccgatttcaaaaaaatgaaatatttttaattccaGGAGCTAAAATGTGGAATTTGCGTTTTCCGTAG
- a CDS encoding coatomer subunit beta, putative, with the protein MPLNLDIKKKLNSRIGKVKCVDIHESEPWILAALYNGKLIIFDYSNQNTIKNIEVSGYPLRCAKFIEKKQWIICTGDDMTIRVYNYNTFEKIISFEGHSDYIRYIEVHQTLPYILTCSDDMTIKLYDYENNFEKLCSFENHIHYVMMCKFNPKDTYIFASASLDKTIKIWGVQNNMPVVTKPHFTLTGHTKGVNCIDYSSSGETSYIISGSDDKTIRVWDYHTKQCIQVLSGHTQNISCLIYHSNLPIIISSSEDCNVKIWNSSMYKLESTLNYNMDKCWSICAKKTKNDLCIGYDEGLVVIQMGSDKPIYTMFKNKIIYIKNADIFIINLQNINNDDNYNDGDIYKVNKKELGNCDFYPTNASFHPSGRFVCVNGHHEFNIYTSQVLRNKAYGKSPFFVWANNGDYAIKDEGNKVVIYKDFTVCHSFQTPYPITGLFGGYLLGVKSNNFICFYDWNYYNMVRKIDINVKNVYWNEAGTYIAISTEENVYILSYNKSDEGSSKDMKGIQTNMSNVEGNNNMDENNFELESEINESIESGIWIYDSFLYVSKNLRLYIYTKKFNDIYVYIDKYLYICGYVYEFDRIFLLDKNYNFYSFYIPIVYLQYQKYIINKDFESADSLLGSISESLHNKLSLFLEKMGYKNKALTICTDMEKKFELALSIGNLQLCIEIIKNIENKEDKATIQNKYKVLGDTALVYNDIPMAIHCYKKTNDCSSLLIILSTLGDKMGIEELGQMCLKTKKYNIAFICYFLLHKINKCVEILLKSNNYAYASYFARVYKPSLLPNILLKWKECLNKTYQISPISLLTPDENPEYFPNYELAIKCESIFEKTKTLGTTQNYTTLKKLIDINIMDEINEIGYEKVEDIFVKQFNDELEKDVKNIDMISSLSSIQKKETEIKSIDESQDQKISNNKIDNNSFNLKREPFSDENNNISFSSSQEIHKSNSDNIVNLSNIDENISFEIPGESLDSMNDKAGKE; encoded by the coding sequence ATGCCTCTTAATTTagatataaagaaaaaactaAATTCTCGAATTGGTAAGGTAAAATGCGTTGATATTCATGAGAGCGAGCCATGGATCCTTGCGGCTCTGTATAATGGGAAGCtaattatatttgattACTCCAACCAGAATacgataaaaaatatagaggTTTCTGGGTACCCATTACGATGTGCTAAgtttatagaaaaaaaacaatggATAATATGTACAGGAGATGATATGACAATAAGggtttataattataatacatTTGAGAAGATAATATCATTTGAAGGACATAGTGATTATATAAGATATATTGAAGTTCATCAAACATtaccatatatattaacatgTTCTGATGATATGactataaaattatatgactatgaaaataattttgaaaaattatgttcGTTTGAAAATCACATTCATTATGTAATGATGTGTAAATTTAATCCTAAAGatacttatatttttgcatCAGCTTCTTTAGATaaaactataaaaatatggggTGTACAGAATAATATGCCAGTAGTTACAAAACCTCATTTTACCTTAACAGGTCATACAAAAGGTGTAAATTGTATTGACTATTCATCAAGCGGTGAAACATCATATATTATCAGTGGTAGTGATGATAAAACAATACGTGTATGGGATTATCATACAAAACAATGTATACAAGTATTAAGTGGGCatacacaaaatatatcatgtttaatatatcatagTAATTTGCctataattatttcttcGTCTGAAGATtgtaatgtaaaaatatggaataGCTCTATGTATAAATTAGAGAGtacattaaattataatatggaTAAATGTTGGTCTATATGTGcaaagaaaacaaaaaatgatttatgTATAGGATATGATGAAGGGTTAGTGGTAATTCAAATGGGATCAGATAAacctatatatacaatgtttaaaaataaaataatttatataaaaaatgctgatatatttattataaatttacaaaatataaataatgatgataattataatgatggtgatatttataaagtaaataaaaaggaattAGGAAATTGTGACTTTTATCCTACGAATGCCTCGTTTCATCCTAGTGGAAGATTTGTATGTGTTAATGGTCATCAcgaatttaatatttatacatcACAAGTGCTAAGAAATAAGGCATATGGTAAAAGtccattttttgtatgGGCAAACAATGGAGATTATGCTATAAAAGATGAAGGAAATAAAgtagttatatataaagactTTACTGTGTGTCATTCTTTTCAAACTCCTTATCCAATTACTGGATTATTTGGTGGATATTTATTGGGAGTTAAatctaataattttatttgtttttatgattggaattattataatatggtTAGAAAAATAGATATTAATGTAAAGAATGTATATTGGAATGAGGCAGGAACATATATCGCAATATCTACTGAAGAAAATGTTTACATACTAAGTTATAACAAAAGCGATGAAGGATCTAGTAAAGACATGAAAGGAATTCAAACAAATATGAGCAATGTTGAAgggaataataatatggatgaaaataattttgagcTTGAAagtgaaataaatgaatctATAGAAAGTGGAATATGGATATATGAtagttttttatatgtttcaaaaaatttaagattatatatatatacaaaaaaatttaatgatatatatgtatatatagataaatatttatatatatgtggatatgtatatgaatttgacagaatatttttactagataaaaattataatttttatagtttttatataccaatagtttatttacaatatcaaaaatatataataaacaaagaTTTTGAATCTGCTGATAGTTTATTAGGTTCTATTTCAGAGTCTTTACATAATAAGttaagtttatttttagaaaaaatggGATATAAGAATAAAGCTTTAACAATATGTACagatatggaaaaaaagtTTGAGTTAGCTCTATCAATAGGGAATTTACAACTATGTAtagaaattataaaaaatattgaaaataaagaagataAAGCTAcaattcaaaataaatataaagtgTTAGGAGATACAGCATTAgtatataatgatatacCTATGGCAATAcattgttataaaaaaacaaatgattgttcatctttattaattatattatcaacTTTGGGTGATAAGATGGGTATTGAAGAGTTAGGACAAATGTGTTTAAAAACgaagaaatataatatagcatttatatgttattttttattacataaaataaataaatgtgttgaaatattattaaaaagtaataattaTGCATATGCTTCTTATTTTGCAAGAGTATATAAACCATCATTATTACccaatatattattaaaatggaaagaatgtttaaataaaacatatcaAATTTCAcctatttcattattaacaCCTGATGAAAATCCAGAATATTTTCCTAATTATGAATTAGCTATAAAATGTGAAtctatatttgaaaaaacaaaaaccCTTGGTACTacacaaaattatacaacattaaaaaagttgattgatataaatattatggatgaaataaatgagATTGGATATGAAAAAGTTGAagatatttttgttaaacAATTTAATGATGAACTTGAAAAGgatgttaaaaatattgatatgATTAGTTCATTAAGTTCGATTCAGAAAAAGGAGACTGAAATAAAATCGATTGATGAAAGTCAAGATCAGAAAATTTCAAACAACAAAATAGataataattcttttaatttaaaacgAGAACCATTTAgcgatgaaaataataatatatcattttcaagCTCACAAGAAATTCATAAAAGTAATAGTGATAATATAGTAAACCTAAGTAACAtcgatgaaaatattagtTTTGAAATACCAGGTGAATCATTAGATT